A window of Neorhizobium galegae bv. orientalis str. HAMBI 540 genomic DNA:
CCACCGAAGTCTATGTGCTGGCGACCGCCGCCGCCCGCGAAGCGTCGAACGGCCCGGATTTCATCCGCCAGGCAGAGGAGATTCTCGGCCAGCAGATCCAGCTTCTGTCGGGAGAGGAAGAGGCGCGTTATTCGGCACTCGGCGTCATCAGCGGCTTTCATGATCCGGACGGCATTGCCGGCGACCTTGGGGGCGGCTCCCTGGAGCTGATCGATATCAAGGGCAAGGAATCCGGCAAGGGCATCACCCTGCCGCTCGGGGGCCTGCGGCTGTCGGAATCCTCCGGAAATTCGCTCTCCAAGGCGCGCGCCTTCGCCCGCAAGCAGGTCAACACGGCGCGGTTTCTGGAGAACGGCGCGGGCCGCACCTTCTACGCGGTCGGGGGCACCTGGCGAAACATCGCCAAACTGCACATGGAGATGAGCAAGTATCCGCTGCACATGATGCAGGGCTACGAACTTACGCTTGAGGAGATGCAGAAATTCCTCGACGAGGTGATCGCCGCCAAGGATAGCAAGGAACCCGCCTGGCAGGCGGTTTCGAAAAACCGCCGTTCGCTGCTGCCCTTCGGCGCGATCGCCATGCAGGAAGTGCTGGCCATCATGAAGCCGGCCAGGGTGAGCTTTTCCGCCCAGGGCGTTCGCGAAGGTTATCTGTTTTCGCGGCTGCCGGACGAGGAGCGGGAAAGCGACCCGCTGCTGGTCGCCGCTGACCAACTGGCCATCCTGCGCGCCCGTTCGCCCGAACACGCCCGCGAGCTTGCCGAATGGACCGGCCGCATGGTGCCGGCCTTCGGGATCGTCGAGACGGAAGAGGAAAGCCGCTATCGCCAGGCCGCCTGCCTGCTCGCCGATATCAGCTGGCGCGCCCACCCGGATTATCGTGGCCTGCAGGCGCTGAACCTGATCGCGCACTCCTCCTTCGTCGGCATCACCCATGCCGGCCGGGCCTATCTGGCGCTCGCAAACTACTACCGTTTCGAAGGCCTGCACGACGACGGCGCCACCGGCCCGCTGGCGACGATCGCGACGCCCCGCCTGCTCGATCTTGCAAAGCTGCTCGGCGGTCTGCTCCGGGTCGTCTACCTCTTCTCGGCCTCGATGCCGGGTCTCGTCCACCACCTGACCTTCCGCCCGTCCTTCGAACCGGATCTTGATCTCGAATTCGTCGTGCCCTCCGCCTACCGCGATTTCGCCGGCGAGCGTCTGGACGGCCGCCTGCAGCAGCTGGCGAGGCTGACGGGCAGACGGCTGGCGTTCCGGTTCGAGTAGGCCGGGCAGGGACGCATGGAACTGGGGCCAAGCAAGTGCCGTCACCATGCCGGCTGCCTTCAGCACCCTCATTCGACCTGAGAGCATACTCCGATTGGACGACTTCCCTGGCGACGCCGTTGATTTATTTTACGGCGCGTCAAAAGGGAGGAGATGGATGTCATACCTGCATATCTGGATCTGGGCGACGCTCGCGTTCGTCGTCTGCGCAACGCTGATGACGCTGGGTTACTTCAACATCGAAGGAAAGCTGCTGGCCCCGCCGCCCTTCTATCTGGAAACCTGGGCGGGACTGATGGCCTTCGTGACGATATCGGCCGCATTCATCAAATGGCTGTTCAATTATCGCGGGTGAGGGGCCGGAGACGTGCATTAGGCCCTGGTCACGGGGAGTTTCGGGACCGGTCTGGCGAAAACGGCTGTAATGGTCCGTTTCGAACCATTCCCGAGATCGACGACCATGAACATCATCAGCTGCTCGTCACGAAGGGCGAAAAGAACATCGAAAGCCTTGTTGCTGTAGATCGTGCCGGGCCGCATTTTCCACCGCCCCCGGCCGGTGGCGAAGTGTGCAGGGCCGTTTCGATCCGCTTGTACTGTTGCAGACCAACCGTTGTTTGCGCTGACGATAAGAACTGTGCCCTGCCTCACGATCCCAACAAAACAAGCTGCGCATGATCCCGCGTCGGAGGAAATCTGCTGCCATCGGCCGGAGAGCTGGGCTTCTTGCGAAGACAATAAAGCAAAGAAAGCGAACGAAATCAGGTTAAAAGCGAGGCGCACGTCTCTCTCCGCACAACCAAAAACATCTGTAATTGCCCACCTCGGCGATGAGGGCTGAGTCATCATTCAGTCGCGCATGTTTCCATATACAATTCAAGATCACATTGTTGGGCAAGGAGATGTCCAGCGTCCTTCGCATCGAGCAAAGTAGCGGATTGCCGGAGGCGCGCCTGCCTGCAGCCGAACCTCGAAGTAGGTTTCCAACCTGCCATAAACAATCACTCGCGATTGGAGCGGCAGTGGATTTTTCGGTTGCGTCCACCGGCATCTTCATGTGCATGCTCGCGAAACCGATATTATCCGTCAATTGGTTGAGCAAGCTTCGATGTCTGTGAGCGCGCCCCCTCGTGAGATCGGCTTTGTCCTGTTTGCCGGACTGACCCAGCTTGATTTGACCGGACCTTGGGAAGTTCTGACGCGGCTGCCGAATACGCGTTGCCATCTGCTGGCCGAGGGACGCGCTCCCGTTCGAAGTGCGAGCGGACTGAGTATCGTCCCAAGCATGTTGCTTGAAGAATGCGGTCAACTCGACATCGTGGTTGTCCCGGGCGGGCCCGGTCATCTCGATGCGATGCAGGACGAACGTCTTCTCTCGTTTCTAAAGCGCCAGGAGCCCGGCTGTCAGTTCTTGATGGCCGCCTGCACAGGCACGCTGGTGCTTGCCGCCGCTGGTCTGCTTCAGGGCTACGAGTGCACCACTCACTGGACGGCGTTGCATAGGCTCTCAGCTTTCGGAGCAATTCCCGCAAATCGGCGGGTCGTGTTTGACCGGACGCGAGCCACCGGTAGCGGCGTCACGGCAGGTATCGATCTTGGCTTGGTCATGGCCGCCAAACTGGCAGGTGAAGATGTCGCGCGGAAAATCCAGCTGATGATGGAATATGCGCCTGAACCTCCATTCGCCGGATCGCCCATGACCGCCGACCCCGCGACAGTGAAGGCGTTGGAAGCATCATCGGATATCGCAGATCAGATAAGGGCCATCGATGCCGGCGCAATATCCAGACTTCGGCGAGGCGCTCGGCTCATCGAGCGATGAGTGGAAGAGCTGTGAACGGGCTGTGTTCGAAGGCGGTTTTACGCTTCGAACTAGGCACAGGCGAGATTATTCCCTATAGGGGCATAATGAGGATCGCTGTGCTGAAAAATGGATAATGCGGGACTGTCTCTTGACAGAATGCGCACCTTTGTTCGCGTCGCCGAACGCGGCAACCTGTCGATGGTCGCAAGAGAACTCGGTATCGGTCAATCGACCGTGACACGGCACCTCAATGAACTCGAGGACGCGGTCGGTGTATCTCTACTCAGCCGAACCACACGTCGCGTGACTCTTACGGACGAAGGTAGCCGTTATTATACGAATTGCCGTCAGATATTGCGCCTGGTCGAACAGGCTGCCGAAGAGGTAAGAAATGCCCGTCAGGCTTCGGCGGGTACAGTTCGGCTTTCCTGTACTGCAGCGCTCGGCGTGATGCACATCACCCGCCTCATCTTTGAATTCCAGGACAAGCATCCGGACATCAGGATCGATCTCAACCTGACCGACGAGCGCATCGATCTGGTTCGCGAAGGTGTTGACATTGCGCTCCGTCTTGGGCCTCTCACTGACAGCTCGATGAAGCTTCATGCGCTCGGGGAAAGCCATCGGCTGCTGGTGGGTGCTCCGAATTATTTGTCCGTTCACGGACGGCCTGAGCACCCAGCCGATCTGTCACGGTTCGAAACGGTAGTGATGTCGAATGTTGCGGGGAGCGATCAGATCATTCTTTTCTCTCACGATGGCACAAGCCTGATGATACCAGTCGGTGGGAAATTGCGCGTCGATCACGGGCTTGCGGCGCGCCAAGCCTTTGCCGCCGGACGCGGCATTGGTCCTGCACATCTCTGGTTGGTCCACGATCTTCTGGACGACGGTCAGCTCGAGATCGTGCTTGGGGACTATCGTCCTCCACCGGTCCCGGTGAGCTTGCTGATCGTTCCAGAGCGCGCAGCCATTACACGCGTCCGGCTTCTCGCCGACTTTCTTGTAGCCAAGGTTTCTGAATTACCGGGAATCCGGCCATCGTGAACTAGAGGCCGAAGGATCGCCTATGGCCACGCCACCCCGTCGTCCGCAGATACTGCTCCCAGTTGAGCGTGTCGGGGTTCAGACGACGGCTCCATTCGAGATCATGCTCTTTGCCGAAATAACCATATTCGACAGCATACTCGACCATCCCTAGAAGCTCTCGCACGAGAAGTTCGTTAGCGGCAAACTCCGGAAAATATTGCAGAAGGCCATTCCTGGTAAACGCGTTCCGATACTCAGCCTTGAGGCCGGTCACGCGCTGAAAAGTTTCGATCATCTCGCGCGGAGAAATGATATCGCCGACGATCGGCAGAGTCTTTCCATTGTAACGCCCGGGATTTGAAAAAATCTCGAGGACAACCGGTCCTGTCGCCGTGAGCGGATCGACAAAAGGCGCTCGGAAATCCTCAGGAAGATAAACCGGCAAGAGCAGAGTATCCCCCTCCAAGCGCGGCACATAATACTCGAGAAGGTTTGTGTAAAAGAATGCCGGCATTATGAAGGAATGAGAGATCGGCAGGCCGCGAATGTAGTCTGCAACGCACGCTTTGTCGGTAAAGTGCGGGGCATACTTCGTCCCGGCCGAGATCTTGTCGACATTCTCAAGGGTGCTGAACACAATATGCCCGACGCCTGCCTCAACTGTGGCATCCGCCATTTCACGGCCGAGAGGAGCCTCGGTTGTCTGCGGCGGGGCGATGGGTGGCGTCATCAGAAATGCGCCATCCGCGCCCTTGAATGCAGCAATGAGATCCTTCTGAGAACCAGGTTCAAGAGGGACTGTCACGATTTCGGCACCGAGTTTTTCCAGGCTTAAAGCCTCGGTTGAATCTTTTTTCCGGGTTAAAGCACGTACACGGAAACGCTCGCTACGAAGGAGTGTCGCGGCTACGCTTCGCCCCTGTTTGCTCGTTGCCCCGACAATCGCGATAAGTGGCTTCTCTTTTGTGGACATTTTTGAGTTCAAACCTTTCCAGTCACTGGCTACCGACTACGCAGGCAAGCTCACGTTGCGGCAAGAGCTGTCAGCCCATGCCGCCACCTCAATGACGGAGACCCTATCTCAACACGCTTTATTGCTGTAGATGTGCGAAATACATAACATAATGCCATTTAATGGATGAATGGCGCCGGTGAAACACCTGCGTAGGCCACTGCTCTATCCCCGTGTCCCAAACAAAAAGAGCGCCCGGCTTTCACCGGACGCTTTTCGCTGTTGGGACGCCTGCTAATTACTTAGCAGACATGAATTCGCCGACTTCGAGCACGCTGAACTCATTGTTGTCGGCCTTGTCGACGGCGCGGCCTGCCGAGAAGGGGAGGTTGTTGTCGTTGCCGATGATGATGTGGGTGGCGTCGATCACGTCGACGTTCTCGATCGTCACGAACGGCATGTCGTAGACGCCGGCGACGCTGCCGACCTTCTTCTTGTTGTCCGGGTCCTGGATGTTCATCAGGTCGATATAACCGATCTTGCGAACGGCCTTGCCGACATTGGCGTCGTTGAACTCGATCTTGTAGACACGCTTCAACTCGGCCGGAACGTCGAAGCAATCCGGCTTCGGCTGTTTCGAATCGGCGCAGGCCTTGTCCTTGGTGCCGGCGCCATTGTCGCGCTCGATCACGAGGGCGGTTGAGGCATCGATCATGTTGAAATCGCCGATCGCGGCGCCCTTGTCGGCGAACGGATACAGCCACGAACGGCCGGTCCACTTCTTGGAGGCGACGTCGAATTCGATGACGCGGATGGCGGTCTTGCCGTCAGCCTGTTCGACCTGGCCGTCGTCCTTGTAGAGCGGGCCTTCGAGCAGGCCGTAGAGCTTGGAGCCGTCCTTCGCCATAGCGAGGCCCTCGAAGCCGCCGGAACGCTTCAGGTTGAAGACCGGCATCTTGGCAGCAGGGTTGCCCGGCAGCTGGATGAGCGGGTTGTCCGGCGAAAGCACCAGCTTGCCGTCGACGGTGGTAGCGATGACGTCGGTCAAGCGGCCCTGGGTGTCGACCTTGAGGAGATAAGGGCCGAATTCATCGCCGAGCCAGAAGCCGTCGGCGACCGGCTGCACGGATTCGATGTCGAAATCGGCGCCGGTCAGGTAACGGGTTTCGGTGGCTTCGGTGACGATCGGAAACGGAGCGATCTTGTTCGGGTCGGAGAGGAAGACGTTCTTGACGACTTCAGCCTTGTTGGTGGCCCAGTCGAACTTCATCTGGTGCAGGAAGAGCATCGAGTCGGACGAGTTGAACTTCGAGCCGAAACCATTGTCCGACAGCGTCCAGAAGGTGCCGTCAGCCATCGTCTTGATGCCGGAAAAGCCCTGGACCGGCTGGCCGTCGAGCGGCAGCTTAACGTCGGTGATGCGGGCGCCGTCCTTGCCCGGCAGGGTGGCGAGGGCGTCGGTGCGCTTGCGGTCGGCGGTGGTGAACTTGCCGGAGGTCTTGAGGAACGCCGGCGCATCGGCCGGAGCCGGAACGACCGTGTTGGCGGGAAGGATCGCCTGGCCGGTGAGCTTGGCCGGGAAAACCTTGTCGTCAGCAGAAGCGGAGCCGCCGATCAGCGCGGCAAGCGCTACGGTAGCAAGCAGAAATTTGGTCATGGGATCACCTGTTGGTTGGCGTGTCAAAGACGCCAACCGGTTAAGGTGAGTGCATGACGGCGAGGTGATGGAAGATTGACGCTTCGATGAAGCTTTGATGACTGAAATTTCACAAAGGCCGGCGGCCTCAGGCGCTCCTGCGAAGCGCCATCCAGCGGCCTGGCGTCATGCCGAACGTCTTCTTGAAATGACGGGTGAAATGCGCCTGGTCGGCAAAGCCCGTATCGGCCGCGATATCCGCCAGGCTGCCGCCTTGTGACAGCAGGACCTTCGCCCGGTCGAGCCGGCGCATGACGAGATAGCGGTGCGGACTGGTGCCGAGAAGCTTCCTGAACTGCCTGGCGGTCGTGTAGCGATCGAAACCGCTCACCTCTTCGAGTTCTTCGGAAGAGACGACCCGCTCCGAATTCGCCTGTAGGTAATCGCGGCAGCGCAGAACCGCCTGTTGTGCCCGCGGCGTGCCGGCAACGCTGCCCTTGCCGTCGGCATGGTGCCAGAGGCTTGTGGCTATGCGGCCGATCAGGTCGTCGAGCAGCAGGTCCTGCGGCTCGGCTTCGAGATCGTCCAAGGCTTCGGTAAGACACTGCCGGAATCCCGCATCCGCTATGATGGGATCCGGCACGAAGGGCAGGCCGCGCGAACCGCCGGCCGCCTCGATCAGCCGTTCCGGCGGCAGGTAGAGCATGCGGTAGCGCAGGCCGTCGTCGGTGCCGGCCGCACCGTCATGCACCTCGTCCGGATGCAGCACGATGACATTGCCGGGCAGGCTGGCGCGGGCGGCACCGCGATACTGGAAGGTCTGCACGCCGGAGAGTGTCAGCCCGATCGCATAGGTGTCGTGGCGATGCGGCTCGAAACCGTTGCCATGGAAGCGAGCCTCGATCCGCTCGATGCCGCGCGAGGACGGGGCCTGGATGATGCCGTCAGGCGCGCCTCTTGCGCTGCCGTCAGGCGCGCCTCTTGCGCTGCCGCCAGCCGTGGCTCCCGAGCTGCACGAACGTTCAAGACCGGCCGCATCCGCCGCCGCTATCTCGTCTGTCATTGCATGGCCTTTGGCATAACCTTCGACGGAGTTGTTCTTCATGTTCGATACCAAGATCGCGATCGTGCTTCGCGATGACCTCGCCCCCTGGCAGGAGCTCAATGTAACCGCGTTTCTGACGAGCGGCATCATCGCGCAAAATCCCGCGATCATTGGTGAAGCATATCGGGATGCGGCAGGTCATGTCTACAATCCGATGAGCATTCAGCCGATCGTGGTGCTGGCCGCCGACCAGGAGACGCTGCGCACCATTCACCGGCGGTCGCTGGAACGGGAGGTGACGACGTCGGCCTATGTCGAGGAGATGTTCTCTACCGGCCATGATGCGGCCAACCGCGAGGTGTTCGCGCAATT
This region includes:
- a CDS encoding LysR family transcriptional regulator, producing the protein MDNAGLSLDRMRTFVRVAERGNLSMVARELGIGQSTVTRHLNELEDAVGVSLLSRTTRRVTLTDEGSRYYTNCRQILRLVEQAAEEVRNARQASAGTVRLSCTAALGVMHITRLIFEFQDKHPDIRIDLNLTDERIDLVREGVDIALRLGPLTDSSMKLHALGESHRLLVGAPNYLSVHGRPEHPADLSRFETVVMSNVAGSDQIILFSHDGTSLMIPVGGKLRVDHGLAARQAFAAGRGIGPAHLWLVHDLLDDGQLEIVLGDYRPPPVPVSLLIVPERAAITRVRLLADFLVAKVSELPGIRPS
- the ppx gene encoding exopolyphosphatase, with protein sequence MVRSEAQGRLPGVAPVSVIDIGSNSVRVVIYEGLSRAPTVLFNEKVLCGLGKGLGSNGRMDDEGVERALSSLKRFRALSTQARATEVYVLATAAAREASNGPDFIRQAEEILGQQIQLLSGEEEARYSALGVISGFHDPDGIAGDLGGGSLELIDIKGKESGKGITLPLGGLRLSESSGNSLSKARAFARKQVNTARFLENGAGRTFYAVGGTWRNIAKLHMEMSKYPLHMMQGYELTLEEMQKFLDEVIAAKDSKEPAWQAVSKNRRSLLPFGAIAMQEVLAIMKPARVSFSAQGVREGYLFSRLPDEERESDPLLVAADQLAILRARSPEHARELAEWTGRMVPAFGIVETEEESRYRQAACLLADISWRAHPDYRGLQALNLIAHSSFVGITHAGRAYLALANYYRFEGLHDDGATGPLATIATPRLLDLAKLLGGLLRVVYLFSASMPGLVHHLTFRPSFEPDLDLEFVVPSAYRDFAGERLDGRLQQLARLTGRRLAFRFE
- a CDS encoding NmrA/HSCARG family protein; translated protein: MSTKEKPLIAIVGATSKQGRSVAATLLRSERFRVRALTRKKDSTEALSLEKLGAEIVTVPLEPGSQKDLIAAFKGADGAFLMTPPIAPPQTTEAPLGREMADATVEAGVGHIVFSTLENVDKISAGTKYAPHFTDKACVADYIRGLPISHSFIMPAFFYTNLLEYYVPRLEGDTLLLPVYLPEDFRAPFVDPLTATGPVVLEIFSNPGRYNGKTLPIVGDIISPREMIETFQRVTGLKAEYRNAFTRNGLLQYFPEFAANELLVRELLGMVEYAVEYGYFGKEHDLEWSRRLNPDTLNWEQYLRTTGWRGHRRSFGL
- a CDS encoding DJ-1/PfpI family protein; translated protein: MHARETDIIRQLVEQASMSVSAPPREIGFVLFAGLTQLDLTGPWEVLTRLPNTRCHLLAEGRAPVRSASGLSIVPSMLLEECGQLDIVVVPGGPGHLDAMQDERLLSFLKRQEPGCQFLMAACTGTLVLAAAGLLQGYECTTHWTALHRLSAFGAIPANRRVVFDRTRATGSGVTAGIDLGLVMAAKLAGEDVARKIQLMMEYAPEPPFAGSPMTADPATVKALEASSDIADQIRAIDAGAISRLRRGARLIER
- a CDS encoding AraC family transcriptional regulator, coding for MQAPSSRGIERIEARFHGNGFEPHRHDTYAIGLTLSGVQTFQYRGAARASLPGNVIVLHPDEVHDGAAGTDDGLRYRMLYLPPERLIEAAGGSRGLPFVPDPIIADAGFRQCLTEALDDLEAEPQDLLLDDLIGRIATSLWHHADGKGSVAGTPRAQQAVLRCRDYLQANSERVVSSEELEEVSGFDRYTTARQFRKLLGTSPHRYLVMRRLDRAKVLLSQGGSLADIAADTGFADQAHFTRHFKKTFGMTPGRWMALRRSA
- a CDS encoding DUF2000 family protein, whose product is MFDTKIAIVLRDDLAPWQELNVTAFLTSGIIAQNPAIIGEAYRDAAGHVYNPMSIQPIVVLAADQETLRTIHRRSLEREVTTSAYVEEMFSTGHDAANREVFAQFSPEDAKLVGIAIRTEKKIVDKITKGSKMHA
- a CDS encoding esterase-like activity of phytase family protein, which encodes MTKFLLATVALAALIGGSASADDKVFPAKLTGQAILPANTVVPAPADAPAFLKTSGKFTTADRKRTDALATLPGKDGARITDVKLPLDGQPVQGFSGIKTMADGTFWTLSDNGFGSKFNSSDSMLFLHQMKFDWATNKAEVVKNVFLSDPNKIAPFPIVTEATETRYLTGADFDIESVQPVADGFWLGDEFGPYLLKVDTQGRLTDVIATTVDGKLVLSPDNPLIQLPGNPAAKMPVFNLKRSGGFEGLAMAKDGSKLYGLLEGPLYKDDGQVEQADGKTAIRVIEFDVASKKWTGRSWLYPFADKGAAIGDFNMIDASTALVIERDNGAGTKDKACADSKQPKPDCFDVPAELKRVYKIEFNDANVGKAVRKIGYIDLMNIQDPDNKKKVGSVAGVYDMPFVTIENVDVIDATHIIIGNDNNLPFSAGRAVDKADNNEFSVLEVGEFMSAK